CTAAAACGGCATGCTTATTGCAagtaccataattcattttctcatgctactaatgattgcaatATTTTTTCgatgacagatacaatcggccattaatgacggacgattgaattttgctgagatgcaagttgataaacaacccttCCTGATAAACACCATGGACTTGGAAGGGAAGAAAATGTTAATTCGGCCTAACATAGCCGAATCCgctaataaagataatgttgttattggtgaacccaggaatagcaaggagggcgacaaggtcttgggAAGAAAGATTGTGCTTGAGAAgtaacccgatggcaaggaagtgttgAAGATCACTATAAAAAatgctacactcggggggcaaccacaagtgcaagagGATACTCATGTTAAATTGATCAAGCCTaagaattcagaagttggcaagtggaaaaaGAATAAAACTAAGTacaagaaaatcaagccaacttttgatatgttgttatccaaatatgcaagtcaagcggccggttctagctctaatcggCCATCACATTCAATACGTTCAAGATCGCCTCCGGAGCAAGAGTTTCGATGCTATGCagggccatatgggtcatgggtaccgacaccatggatgtcacaaccTCACTATGCGCCGTATTACATGGGAAACTTCAATAGAGGATGGGGGCAAGCCCCAATGACTCCTTATGCTTTTCATATGGGGTGGGCAATACCTAGAAGGCCTGCTCGCAAGACGCTTTATTATCCCACACAAGGCCGTTTGAGCTATGGTGCTAATCAGCCAACAAGATTTTCTCCAAGCAAGGTCAATAAAAAAGTGTGGCGCGTTAAGTCGCCCAATGCAGAAATTTCAGAATGTGACAAGCAAAAGGAGATCGAAAAGCTGGTTGTTGGTAATCTGGCTACTTCTAatggtgatattgttattgttcagcGGGGTTCCATGGTTAATGATCATGAGGCGAGCACAAGAAATACCAAACcaagggatcccaaatatactcaacctaagtggtgtcctcccgGTTTAACTAGACCATGCAAAGGAGATTACAACGcatgaggaaccacgagaaggTAGAGCATAACGAGGAGAGGCAAAGGGACGAATTTTTCAGtaaaattcggcccatggcactcacaaaacaagtatggaggcctaaacaaaaacaaaacacagaTGCTTCTACATTAGCTGCAGCAATACCTTCACGACCGAAAGAGGATGATGCGACCTCTATTACATCGTCCATACCACCTGAAACATCCCCTTCAATTGAGGAAACTTTAagcccaatatacacattgggagatgaagataagatggtggattatgaatctacgccggttcaggaaggtatggatattaatatggtatattacttacctgccgAGTTTCGTGCTAAAGGTGAAGAAGGGGAGGTAGCCCAGTTGGATTTTGGTCCTAAGAATGCTATCTTCGAGAAGCCAAGAGAATcggtgaaacacttgaagccattgtacctGAAAGGTCATATTAACGGATCATCGGTTGCTTGAATGCTCGGTGATGGTGGTgatgtggtaaatcttatgccctattcggtcttcaaaaagttggggttagatgatgatgcattgatgaagaccaatatggtacttaatggattcgagggtaaagaaaagacagaggccaaaggtgtgatgtgcatggaactcactgtgggaagcaaaactttggccaccacattcttcatcgccgaggtgcaaggtaactataatgttatattaggtcgtgattgggttcatgctaaccaatgtgtgccatctaccatgcatcaatttttaatacaatggatcgatgatgagatagaaatcattcacgcggataattcagctcgtgttgctttggccgatgcctcggtggattggaatcatcccgatgttacttgcttaatagggcgtgacctctcggagtttgatttccttagtgctacaaggaacggcttcattcccatctctttaaagccgattGGTGGTAATCGGTTACAAGGTATGAGGTGAACCAGAAGTTAAAATCAATGGCCGATATAaaattatcgccctaagcataaacatagccgatacataattatcatcTTGAGAAAAATAAAtgaccgatggagtgttgacatcgtccttagaaaaagcattgtgcaagttatttttcggctcacaagtttgccgaaaaacaggggggatgtgttgacaccagattttggcacggtcaagaacttatttaaaatgGCATCAAATGGAGAAGATATACATGAGAGAGTTCCATATTTTTTATATGAACGCCTTTAAAGTTTGGGCCATCGctgtccgatttcatctcgaaggccgaaactatgctcaaagtactaagatcttatattcagagtacagtttggacgattaagcccccaagacgacctcaaatggaaaaaaaTTCTACATAAGTTGTCTTCGTCTCATCGAagcggtcgattttgatataaaagtcGTCTTAATCCGAGGTTGTATGCAACCCGTGGAGGCAAAACAAGGACAGAAATAGAAGCTGCACAGTCATTTCGGACGGACCGAGTTGattgactcggtgagaccgagttgatccgagAAATTACAGAAAGTTACAGAAAGTTGGCAACGCTCACTCGGTGGCACCGAAGCAaactaatcggtgagaccgagttgatccgggAAATTACAGAAATTTACAGAGGGTTGGCCatgttcactcggtgggaccgaagcaaaacaatcggtgagaccgagttgatccggaaaattgccaaagattcctgtccgagttaggttagggtttaTGACATTTTGGATGGAATTTTTAGTCATTTTCTTGTACGGgggtccagccgcctcataaatagatgagaggtgacggccggttgaacaacacacaatcgacaaatcAATATACTATTTTTATCCTAGtttttacatctctcccttgttctttctctctcattctttgttcgttcttcgtgttgaagggaagcgatcctcgaggctctaggggcgagcgaatcgacctagggcagcccatagccgccacgcgtccagacggggtccctcccgggcgcttGGGGTTTCGGTtcctgaaaagcacccgccggattgcttgcgtaccgcgcttccgaacgggtctccttcgacgtgagctgcggtgcatcaccctcggcgttgaagGTACACAGTgacatgttcgtgtgcgaacaggcAGCCAGGCTTGCTGTGGCCACGCGTGGCTCTGGGCTGCATGCCTTAGGGAGTGTGGGAGATGGGCGGGACATCTCTATAACTCCCTTCTCTCTCGTGTCACCGCCCACACTTCATTCACACCACTGTCCCCCACTCTCCTCACCGCCCGTTGCTCTCCTCTCCTCCGATGGCTCGCCTGCCGTCTTGATGTTCCATCACCCCCATCGAGGCCAGAAGCAACCGCATCCAAGAGAGGAGGATTGCCGGTCTGGCAAACTCGGGCGTCGACCTGATGGCGGCCTTCCACGCGTCGTCGCCTATCTGCACGAGGCCCCCTCGTCCGGCCAATGAGGTGCCAGCCACTCTGGCTCCGCCATCATATCCGAACCTCATGGTCCTGGGTTGGATGGCGGCGCCGGAGGGGAGGCGGCCGCGCCGCTGATCGGAACCCCTGTGGATGGTTTCTTTTACCCCCATTCAAGGGTTTTCTTCGGGTACCGCATCAGGGCCATGGACAACGGCGCCCGCTTCTTCGACCTCCCGCGTGGCCACGAGCATCGGGGCAATGTCGGCGGTCGTCGTCATTGCTGGCGGACCTCCAGCCTGGGCCTGAAGGTGCAGATCTACAACCATGATAGCTCGATCATGTGCAAGATGTGTTGCACCAAGCACAGCTGCGTTGGCGAATTCTCCCGCGCTCTCTAGATTGTCACAATCATAGTATGGAACTATTATAGTAGTTTGTTGTCATGGTGATAGTTTGAACTAGTGTTGTGAACTTACTAATATTTTGGCGAGAATCAGCACCCTAGTGTGAAGCAGGGGCATGGGATGCCCCTACTAGCTTTAACTATGTCGTAGCTCAATCTTAATATGTTGTAGTTCTATTTGCTGTCATTGTTTGCCTCTTAGTCTGCTGTTTGCTTTGCCTGCTATTGTGCTGCTAatgtggtggtaaggccaccacatggtaaggccaccacatttgaatACGGTGGGCAGAACACAAATGTGTATGCAGCCAAACACGTGCGGTTTGCATCTGCTCAGCCCTTAAGCACATATGTAGGCAACAAAACTGCCAACCAGAAAGTGCTCATTAATGCAATGCAGGCAACCAAGCAACATGCAGATGttggtttgttgcatgtttttgctCAACCGAGCTGGGTTGAGATGGCTATGGAATGCAGCTACCGTCGGAGATTGCAACCAAACACGTCCTAAGAGCATCCAACAActggcgaaccaacctgtggttgagatggttaggtggacagtggtatccccaacctaccagggttcaaatcctggtgctcgcattattcctggatttatttcaggatttccggcgatgtgctttcagtgggaggagacgtttccgtcgacgacgaggcgcctacaatggcttcgtaaatctcaagatgatatgccggctcagtctctcggaggtgctcataggggtagggagtgcgttcataggggtgagtgtatgcgtgtgtatatgagcgcttgtgtctgtactgatgctaaaaaaacatCCAACAACTGGTTTGTAATTATATGGAGCAAATTAACTTAAAAAAGATTATATTGAACAAATTTAATCATGGAACTAAAATTAAACAATTCTTTCCAATCAATGAATTTGGGTTCTCCTGTCAACACCAACAGATGATAAATAATTGAATAGAATTAAAAAGTGCACTCGAGAAGGTACATGACTAAAACCAGGACACTTAATTTGAAATGGAGTACTATACATGACTCGAATCACATTTACTCTCGTTACACCAAAGTGATTTTGCACTCTTCAACTAAAAAGAAGTGATTGTGCCCTGCACAAAATAATCTGTCCATAACAGAAAAGACATCTTCGCTGAGTACTACTATCTCCCGACGATCGAAGAGCGGGAGTTGCTGTAATCCGAGGGATCCCAATCCAGCGTGGAGTTGTACACCGCCGACAGCGTCACGAACACCTCGTCCATGGACGGCCGCCCCCTGGGCTCCCTCGCCACGCACCGCACCGCCAGCGACCCCACAGCCACGGCGAGGTCCAGCGGGTAGTCGCCGTTCAGCCGCGGGTCCATGAATGCCCGCACCTTGCCACGCGCGTCCTCGCCGTCGACAACCAGCCCCTCCGCGGACTCCCACAGCAGCGTCTCCCCTCTTTTGGCGCCGCCGTCGAACGTTGCCTCCTTTCCGGACAACAGCTCGAGGAGGATGACGCCGAAGGCGAAAACGTCGAGCTTGGGGGTGATGAGGCCGTGCTCCAGGTACTCCGGGGCCAGGTACCCCTGGGTGCCCACGACGTGGCGGGTGAGCTGCGCGTCGCCGCCATCAACGCCCGTGGGGACCGACCGCGCCAGCGCGAAGCTTGACACCTTGGCGCGGAGGTCGGCGTCGAGGAGGACGTTGCTGCTCTTGAGGTTCTTGTGCACGCACGGCGGGTTGCTGTAGTGGTGGAGGTAATTGAGACCGTCGGCGACGTCAAACGCCGCCTGCACACGCTGCTTCCACACGAGGGTTTCGCCGCCGCCGTGGAGCCAGTTGCTGAGCGCGCCGTTCTCCGCGAACTCGAAGACGAGGTAGGTGTCGCCGTGGTGGACGCAGAGACCGGAGAGGCGGACGAGGCTGGAGTGGTTCACGCGCTTCAGGATGCCCGCCTCGCCGCTCACATCGCCAGCCACACGCTTCACGGCCGCCGCGTCGCCGTTGATCACCGCGCGGTACACGGACGCGTCCTTGACCCTCCGGTCCTCCGAGAACCCTGCCGTCGCCTTCTCGAGTTCCGAGTACTTGTACACGGTCAGGGACTCCACCGCCGCGCGCGCGTCGGTGGACACAAACGCCGACGATGACGAGGAGTTCGTCGTAGCCGAGGACGTATGCTTGCCCGAGGCAAGAGGGTCGTAATCGGCAGACGAGGGCACGTCGAGAACGCCCTTCCCCGGATGGCCGTCTTCCACAACGCCGGGccgcggtcgccgccgccgccggacacataAGAACATCAGGCCAAGAAGTCCCGCCAGCGCAAGAACGCCGACACCAACACCGACCCCGACAGCAACCCCCTTCCCGCTGCCCGACCCTCCAGACGGCGGCGGCTgctgggcctgcggtggcgccggtGCTGGCGGTGGCGCCGGCGACACGAGCATGTCCGGCGTGGGCGCGCTCTTGAGCGGGATGAGCAGAGTGGTGAAGGGGTATATGTTCTCGCTGTCGGTTAGGTTGTTGGCGCGGAGCACCGCCTGGGCGTCGACGCGGAAGCGGGCGGCGATGTCGGCGATGGCGTCGCCCCATGTGACGAGGTAGGTGAGCAGGTGCCTGACCCCGGAGGCGGCCTGCGCCGGCGAGGGGCAAGCGCAGCGGAGCGGCACGGTGAGGTTGTTCCCGACGACGAGTTTGCGGCTATCGTGGTTGGGGTTCTGCGCGATGAGCGCCTGGCAGGTGGTGAGGCCCTGGTAGGTGATGTTGGCGGTGATGAAGTAGGTCTCGTTGCTGAACTGGATGGTATAGGACGTGTTGTGCTGGTAGTAGCCGCCGGGCGCGCAGCCGCAGTTGAGCGGCGCGAGgacgaggcgggaggcggcgaccGGGGAGACAGTGGGCACGGCGTTGGCGTCCGCGAGGACGGCGGGGGTGGTGTTGAGGAGGTAGGAGATGGAGATGGGCGAGTCGTAGGGCGGGGAGGAGCGGAAGACGACGTAGGAGGCGCAGGGACGGGCCGCGGCGGTGGCGTTGCAGGTGTAGCCGAGCACGGAGCTGTCGTTGGTGCCGTAGCAGTTGAGTTGCTTGTTGGCCTCGTACTGCTGCTGCGCGCGCGCGACGCGGCACcgaggcgcggcgacggcgaggaggacgaggagcgcgagcGCCGCCCTGCTGGTGGCGGCGAGCCCGCGCGGGCGCGTCGGAGCGGCCATTGCTTCGGTTGCGCTTCCTGTAAAGGGGATGAGTGGGGAAAGGAAGCACGGCAGGGAGGGAGGGGACTCAGGACGGTGGTGTGCCGCGTTCGGTCGGTCGGGTAATGTGTGGTGCTATGGTTGGACGGAGTCAAAGGTCGTTGCTTCTAGTTTTTCCATGGGTGGCGGCGGGCAGGGGGCGGGATGTGCAGCTGGAGCCAGAACGCAGGTCAACTGGTATGGGGAGTCAATTATCAAACCTTTCGCTCTCCTTTGAGCCTTTCATTTGACCATTTCTCTTGCTCGGTTAACAACATAACGAATACTTTACGGAAGCTCAGGTATTGTGGCGCCAACTGACAATATCACTCCCTTGTAGTGATCtaatgtttttattttctttatagaaTGAGTTATGTATAGATTTTGTGGTAGAATTCACACCATTTCTACTGGCAGCGAAGACACGCACCGCCGAGCAATCAGATTCGACCATCAAAGGCTTCTGATTTGCCTGGTTAGCCAAATTAATCGCTTTTGGGAAGCAAGATTATCCCCGAGCACAGACCCACAGACCAGCTGCGGCACCTAAATGTCAGATGCGAAAATTCTACCATCCAGCCAGGTGCAAGAAACGTTGGACATGGCGCATGATGACCAGCTTCATTGGCCAATCGCCGCGTTCAATATTCAAATCAACTCTCGGTTGGACGACGACCTGCACCTGCAAACACGGAGGGAGGAACGGTCATGTACCCGTGACACTGACGGGCGGACGGAATAAACGCCGGTGCGGTTGCGAGCGACGGGAGTGGTGGGACACCTGTCCCAGAGCTCCGTGCCTTCGCGGAAACTGACCGGGATGCCCCGTCACCGCCGCCACCTGCGGCCAGCCTCTCTTCTTTCGAACCCGGGCAACTGGCCTCACCGGCAAGATCTACCTGTACTACTACTCAGCTACTGTTGCGTAGTACTACAGCGTGTTTGGTTCAAGGTTGTGAACGGTACCTGTATGGCATACACTTCTCAACCCAATCTGGTTGAGTAAAAACAGGCCTAATGCGTCATCTACAAGTtatttggttgcctgcatctaggGTTCCTGCATTAGGTAATACACAAGTGCATTTTATTTGGTTGTTTGAATTGGCCCAAGCGGCACATGGACACGGTATTTGGTTGCACGCATGAGGTATaattaagagctagcacttgctCTTAACACACAGGGTTAAGAGCCAGCAGAAGAAGGGGGAAGAAATGCAGTGTGCGCCGGaccatggcgactgcggtggatAGTGGTCGTGGCGTCGTGTCTGACATGACGAGCATGAAGTTGTGGGCGAGCGACACCGTGGGCGAACTAGTTGCGGTGCTTGCACAAAGACAATCGACAGAGGAGGAGAATGCAGTGTTCGCGCCATGGTATCATCAGTGCAATGGACGAGAGAGGAGACCGAGATGATCGGCGCCGAAAacgactccagtgtagtagggcgagagagaggaggccaagatgatcgaccCTGTCAGCGGCGCGGCGAACTGCAGTGTGCACAAAGGCAGAGGACACAAGAAAGCAGTATGCACGCCATTACAGCGTCAGTGCAGTAGGAGGACGACagagagtaggccgagatgagcgacgccggaaacgactctagtgtagtaggacgtgtgcaaggagatcaaggggaagggcttcggcgtcgagagagacgAATAGGAGGGCTCTGAGCAAAGGACAGGGGAGCTCGACATGGCGACGTCAGTGCAGTAGACTGCTGTTCAAAGAGAGATGAAGTTACGATCGTCGAAATCAAAAACTTACAACACGAATGTTGTGAGGAACTGCGAGAATAGGGTGCTGGTCAAAGGAAACATCAAATGATCGATCGTGCGCGATGAATCTGACAAAATTCGTCCAGAATAGCTCCAAACGGGAACACAAAATTAAGAATTTACGACCGACGAAACTACGAACCGATCACCTGAATGGAACCGTAGCATagaggtgcatctttttcgtgtagagtTTACCTCAAATTGAAGTACCATTGTGTAGATCAATGGGACAAGGAAGAGGAGATTAGATAGAAGGTTActcgaggttgaagaagacctcacGTAATCACCTCGCATCCCTCTCGTCTCCACTCGTGCAAGGGCCCGCTCGCTTGCGCTCGACTCGGCTTGGCTCGCAAGAAACTGCCGATCTGAGCGTTCCAGCGAGCCAGTCTCAGAAGTGTTTAAGTTTTGTGCTATGCAGGCCCAACAGTATATACACGTACGTCCCTAGTATGTAACTCGTTGAGTGTCCTACTGCTAGTTCAATTCATTCTAGCTCCTCCAATATACCTGCCGTGCGACGACCAGTAATTACCATCACCACTATTATTAAAAGAGCAAACTAGAGTTTTTTTACGGCCACCAAAATAAGGATATGTACAATGATGCTATCTTAGAAATGCCACGTACAATCAAGGATAAGGTGAAGCAGAGATAACTCGTAAGAAAAGGCTTGtcacaagagatgatctcttagcacaatatatctcaccatatt
Above is a window of Triticum aestivum cultivar Chinese Spring chromosome 6B, IWGSC CS RefSeq v2.1, whole genome shotgun sequence DNA encoding:
- the LOC123136780 gene encoding protein LYK5, translated to MAAPTRPRGLAATSRAALALLVLLAVAAPRCRVARAQQQYEANKQLNCYGTNDSSVLGYTCNATAAARPCASYVVFRSSPPYDSPISISYLLNTTPAVLADANAVPTVSPVAASRLVLAPLNCGCAPGGYYQHNTSYTIQFSNETYFITANITYQGLTTCQALIAQNPNHDSRKLVVGNNLTVPLRCACPSPAQAASGVRHLLTYLVTWGDAIADIAARFRVDAQAVLRANNLTDSENIYPFTTLLIPLKSAPTPDMLVSPAPPPAPAPPQAQQPPPSGGSGSGKGVAVGVGVGVGVLALAGLLGLMFLCVRRRRRPRPGVVEDGHPGKGVLDVPSSADYDPLASGKHTSSATTNSSSSSAFVSTDARAAVESLTVYKYSELEKATAGFSEDRRVKDASVYRAVINGDAAAVKRVAGDVSGEAGILKRVNHSSLVRLSGLCVHHGDTYLVFEFAENGALSNWLHGGGETLVWKQRVQAAFDVADGLNYLHHYSNPPCVHKNLKSSNVLLDADLRAKVSSFALARSVPTGVDGGDAQLTRHVVGTQGYLAPEYLEHGLITPKLDVFAFGVILLELLSGKEATFDGGAKRGETLLWESAEGLVVDGEDARGKVRAFMDPRLNGDYPLDLAVAVGSLAVRCVAREPRGRPSMDEVFVTLSAVYNSTLDWDPSDYSNSRSSIVGR